One genomic segment of Gemmatimonadota bacterium includes these proteins:
- a CDS encoding ornithine cyclodeaminase family protein — protein sequence MSQVRLLSRSDVASVLTMPDVIEAVEEGFRSAGEKDHVPIRLPVHVADRPSVALFMPAYLYGSNTLGAKVVSAFHDNPARGLPMITGFYVLCDAETGRLIALMDATFLTGIRTAAASAVATKYLAREDAKVLGVIGTGVQGGFHVDAITAVRPIERIVVYNRTVDRGRAFAEGLESRGMSCRLVCSAAECAAEADVLAVCTSSSTPLFDGDLVRPGTHVNAVGVFTPDSQEMDATLIRRARVYVDTYEGAFEEAGDIIVPLRAGDITRDHVLAELTELVTGRQEGRTSDAEVTVFKSVGYAMEDAVTARLAYERATASGVGATFDLEV from the coding sequence GTGAGCCAGGTACGTCTGCTATCAAGATCAGACGTGGCGTCCGTCCTCACCATGCCGGATGTGATCGAGGCCGTGGAAGAAGGGTTCCGTTCCGCAGGCGAAAAGGATCATGTCCCCATCCGCCTGCCCGTCCACGTGGCGGACCGTCCCTCGGTCGCGCTCTTTATGCCGGCCTACCTCTATGGTTCGAATACGCTGGGCGCCAAGGTGGTTTCCGCGTTCCACGACAATCCTGCCAGGGGTCTCCCGATGATCACGGGATTCTACGTGCTGTGCGACGCCGAAACCGGCCGGCTCATCGCCCTCATGGACGCCACCTTCCTCACCGGCATACGGACGGCGGCGGCGTCCGCCGTGGCCACGAAGTACCTGGCCCGGGAGGACGCGAAGGTGCTGGGCGTGATCGGAACGGGCGTCCAGGGCGGGTTCCACGTGGACGCGATCACGGCGGTCCGCCCCATTGAACGGATCGTCGTGTACAATAGAACGGTCGATCGGGGCAGGGCCTTTGCGGAAGGTCTTGAATCCCGGGGGATGTCCTGTCGGCTGGTGTGCTCCGCCGCCGAATGCGCGGCCGAAGCGGATGTCCTGGCGGTCTGCACGTCCAGTTCGACGCCTCTCTTCGACGGCGATCTGGTTCGTCCCGGCACGCACGTAAACGCCGTGGGCGTCTTTACTCCCGACTCGCAGGAAATGGACGCCACGTTGATCCGGCGGGCCCGTGTTTACGTGGATACGTATGAAGGAGCCTTCGAGGAAGCGGGCGACATCATCGTTCCCCTGCGGGCGGGCGACATCACGAGGGACCACGTCCTCGCCGAACTGACCGAACTGGTCACCGGCAGGCAGGAAGGAAGGACCAGTGACGCGGAGGTCACCGTGTTCAAATCCGTGGGTTACGCCATGGAAGACGCGGTCACCGCCAGGCTGGCCTATGAACGGGCAACGGCATCAGGGGTCGGCGCCACCTTCGACCTGGAAGTATGA
- a CDS encoding glycosyltransferase family 9 protein — protein sequence MKRVLVIRSGAVGDLILTLPVLSALKKRYDGLSIDMMGDPDRLSLLQDCGYVDKVLPIDGREYTPLFASGGTPSGSVSRDLRSYDAMLTYLPDPDGVFTENLRRISSGPVLTGRSRPVEGGRIHVTRVLMDALKPLGIETSVDPPRIDAPSSAASDDLRRLETEQMLVAIHPGSGGLSKCWPAENYGALIDLLTESGFKPAITFGPADQMIRRRLQPWIETRDVLVIEDRSLVDMTALYARCRAMIGNDSGMTHLASATGTPVTALFGPSDPAVWGPRGKEVRILWGTDMFEGDVDCINWQGPFRPRSLDGIEAMTPFRTLSGICPTAGSGRK from the coding sequence ATGAAGCGCGTCCTCGTCATCCGGTCGGGCGCGGTCGGCGACCTCATCCTTACGCTTCCCGTCCTCTCCGCGTTGAAGAAGCGGTATGACGGCCTGTCCATCGACATGATGGGCGACCCGGACCGCCTGTCGCTGTTGCAGGACTGCGGTTACGTGGATAAGGTGCTGCCGATAGATGGCCGGGAATACACCCCACTTTTCGCGTCGGGCGGCACACCCTCGGGCTCCGTTTCGCGGGACCTGCGGTCATACGACGCGATGCTCACCTACCTGCCCGACCCCGATGGCGTGTTTACCGAAAACCTCCGAAGGATCTCATCCGGACCGGTGCTGACGGGGCGGTCCCGGCCCGTGGAAGGCGGCAGAATACACGTGACCCGCGTGCTTATGGATGCACTAAAGCCTCTGGGAATCGAGACTTCGGTGGATCCGCCCCGGATCGACGCACCGTCAAGTGCCGCGTCGGATGACCTGCGAAGACTGGAAACGGAACAGATGCTCGTTGCCATTCATCCGGGTAGTGGGGGCCTGTCGAAATGCTGGCCGGCGGAAAACTACGGGGCACTGATCGACCTGTTGACCGAATCGGGCTTCAAGCCGGCGATCACCTTCGGGCCGGCGGATCAAATGATCCGTCGCCGCCTGCAGCCCTGGATCGAAACCCGCGATGTCCTGGTTATCGAGGACCGATCCCTCGTAGATATGACCGCCCTGTATGCCCGGTGCCGGGCGATGATTGGCAACGATTCGGGCATGACCCACCTGGCTTCGGCCACGGGTACGCCGGTTACCGCTCTGTTCGGACCTTCCGATCCGGCCGTGTGGGGGCCCAGGGGGAAGGAGGTTCGTATACTGTGGGGAACCGATATGTTCGAAGGAGACGTGGACTGTATAAACTGGCAGGGGCCGTTCCGCCCGCGAAGCCTGGACGGCATCGAAGCAATGACGCCGTTTCGAACCCTGTCGGGTATCTGCCCAACCGCCGGTTCGGGACGCAAATAG
- a CDS encoding ABC transporter ATP-binding protein, with amino-acid sequence MLEARALSKRYDEVEAVVGLDLRVGPSEIYCLLGPNGAGKTTTIHLFLGFLEPTSGSAHVMGLDVANEPLKSKTHLAYVPEQVMLYRNLSGLENLAYFAALGGKESLSTERLTEILVEAGLQADAVQSRVSAYSKGMRQKVGIAIAIAKEADALLLDEPTSGLDPEASNEFSELLEQLKDRGVAVLMATHDLFRAKETGTRVGIMRHGRLVAEMTTDEIGHADLERIYLEHMHE; translated from the coding sequence GTGCTGGAAGCCCGGGCGCTGTCCAAGCGTTACGACGAGGTAGAGGCTGTTGTCGGCCTGGACCTCCGTGTCGGGCCGTCGGAGATCTACTGCCTCCTGGGCCCGAACGGCGCCGGCAAGACGACTACGATACATCTTTTCCTGGGCTTTCTTGAGCCGACGTCCGGAAGCGCTCACGTGATGGGCCTGGACGTCGCCAACGAGCCGCTGAAATCCAAAACGCACCTCGCCTACGTTCCCGAGCAGGTCATGCTCTATCGCAACCTGAGCGGCCTCGAAAACCTGGCCTATTTCGCCGCGCTGGGCGGGAAGGAGTCCCTGTCGACGGAACGACTCACCGAGATCCTGGTCGAAGCGGGACTTCAGGCGGATGCGGTCCAGTCCCGCGTTTCCGCGTATTCCAAAGGCATGAGGCAGAAAGTCGGCATTGCGATCGCCATCGCCAAGGAGGCCGACGCCCTGCTCCTCGACGAACCGACATCCGGCCTCGATCCCGAGGCTTCGAACGAGTTCTCCGAATTGCTGGAACAGCTCAAGGACCGGGGCGTAGCGGTGCTTATGGCGACCCACGATCTCTTTCGAGCAAAGGAAACCGGAACGCGGGTCGGGATCATGCGGCATGGGCGCCTCGTCGCGGAGATGACCACCGACGAAATCGGCCACGCGGATCTCGAACGCATCTACCTCGAACATATGCACGAATAG
- the glnA gene encoding type I glutamate--ammonia ligase produces the protein MNDTSDAAKDYVLHTAHEHNVKIIQLWFTDILGFLKSFSITVEELEDALEDGEVFDGSSIEGFIRHSEEDMIAMPDPSTFQILPWRPDARKSAVGSMFCDILDPDGARPYEGDPRQILRRSLQRAAEHGFTFYVQPELEYYYLKSSDGPPQPLDQGGYFDLTPLDWATDLRRDTVLALEEIGIGVEFSHHEGGPSQSEISLRYTDAMTMADYTMAYRLVVKEVALRHNVYATFMPKPHAGHNGSGMHIHLSLFRGDENAFFDEGMEYHLSDTGRSFVAGLMRHAPETMLVTNQWVNSYKRLIAGYEAPLFVSWALHNRADMIRLPTYNPAKHEAMRVEYRAPDPSCNPYLAFAVILSAGLAGIENGYELGPPAEVDLSGMSHEERRKLGVQSLPKDLNEAIKLAEGSKLLVECLGEEVFDKLIENKREEWERYRSQVTDYELKTYLSLL, from the coding sequence ATGAACGACACATCGGATGCGGCGAAGGACTACGTCCTCCATACGGCCCATGAGCACAACGTCAAGATCATCCAGTTGTGGTTCACGGACATACTGGGTTTTCTGAAGAGTTTCTCCATCACGGTGGAGGAGTTGGAAGACGCCCTGGAGGACGGCGAGGTCTTCGACGGTTCATCCATAGAAGGATTCATCCGGCACAGCGAAGAGGACATGATCGCCATGCCGGACCCCAGCACGTTCCAGATCCTGCCGTGGCGCCCGGACGCCAGGAAGAGCGCCGTGGGCAGCATGTTCTGCGATATCCTGGATCCCGACGGCGCCCGGCCCTACGAGGGGGATCCACGCCAGATTCTGAGAAGAAGCCTCCAGCGCGCGGCCGAGCACGGGTTCACCTTCTACGTGCAACCGGAACTGGAATACTACTACCTGAAATCCAGCGATGGTCCTCCCCAACCCCTCGACCAGGGCGGCTACTTCGATCTGACTCCCCTGGACTGGGCGACGGATCTGAGACGCGACACCGTGCTGGCCCTCGAAGAAATCGGAATCGGCGTCGAATTCAGCCACCACGAGGGCGGCCCCAGCCAGAGCGAGATCTCCCTGCGGTACACCGACGCCATGACCATGGCGGACTACACCATGGCCTACCGCCTCGTGGTGAAGGAAGTGGCACTCCGGCATAACGTGTACGCCACCTTCATGCCCAAGCCCCACGCCGGCCACAACGGGAGCGGGATGCATATACACCTCTCGCTATTCCGCGGCGACGAAAACGCCTTTTTCGACGAAGGCATGGAGTACCACCTGTCGGATACGGGTCGGTCCTTCGTCGCCGGGCTGATGCGCCACGCTCCCGAGACCATGCTGGTCACGAACCAGTGGGTCAACTCCTACAAGCGGCTCATCGCCGGCTACGAGGCGCCGCTCTTCGTATCGTGGGCGTTGCACAACCGGGCGGACATGATCCGGCTGCCAACCTACAATCCGGCGAAACACGAAGCCATGCGCGTGGAGTACCGCGCCCCCGATCCCTCCTGCAATCCCTACCTGGCCTTCGCCGTCATCCTCTCGGCGGGCCTGGCGGGCATCGAAAACGGATACGAACTCGGCCCTCCCGCAGAAGTCGACCTGTCCGGCATGTCCCACGAAGAACGGCGAAAACTGGGCGTCCAGTCCCTGCCCAAGGACCTGAACGAGGCGATCAAACTGGCGGAAGGAAGCAAGTTGCTGGTGGAATGCCTCGGCGAAGAGGTCTTCGACAAGCTGATAGAAAACAAGCGGGAAGAGTGGGAACGCTACCGGTCGCAGGTCACCGACTACGAACTGAAAACCTACCTGTCCCTGTTGTAG
- a CDS encoding histidine decarboxylase produces the protein MTTKPALPDPVADTAVLDEQSAAKLDALYERLTAQRKVSIGYPCNHQFDFTPLYRFMEFAVNNLGDPFSGSNFRMNTHDFEREVIATFARLTGIGGDECWGYVTNGGTEGNMYGLYLARELYPDGIVYFSEDTHYSVSKILRLQHTRNIMIRSSTTGEMDYRDLEESIRIHRDVPPIVFANVGTTMTGAIDRLDRIRDVLERQCTPNAYIHVDAAFSGMILPFVDDPPPWHFGDGADSISISGHKLIGSPLPCGVAMVRKTHMERISRSVEYVGALDTTISGSRNAITPLMLWYALRLYGDDGFRELVGESLRKAAYTEKALNEIGVEAWRNPYSVTVVFPRPPKAILDKWVLAVSGDIAHLITLPGVSWDTLVAFIDDMQRETEKTV, from the coding sequence ATGACCACGAAACCTGCATTGCCCGACCCGGTTGCCGATACCGCCGTTCTCGACGAACAGAGCGCGGCGAAGCTGGATGCGCTCTACGAGCGACTGACCGCCCAGCGGAAAGTCTCCATCGGCTATCCGTGCAATCATCAGTTCGATTTCACCCCGCTCTATCGCTTCATGGAGTTTGCGGTGAACAACCTGGGCGATCCGTTTTCGGGCAGCAACTTCCGCATGAATACCCACGACTTCGAACGCGAGGTGATCGCGACCTTTGCCCGCCTGACGGGGATTGGCGGAGACGAATGCTGGGGTTATGTCACCAACGGCGGGACGGAGGGGAACATGTACGGCCTCTATCTCGCCCGGGAACTCTATCCGGATGGCATCGTCTATTTCTCCGAGGATACCCATTACAGCGTCAGCAAGATACTACGGTTGCAGCATACGCGCAACATTATGATACGCAGTAGTACTACGGGTGAAATGGACTACCGGGACCTGGAAGAGAGCATCCGGATTCACCGCGACGTCCCGCCCATCGTATTTGCCAACGTCGGCACGACGATGACGGGCGCCATCGACCGGCTGGACCGCATTCGGGATGTCCTTGAAAGACAGTGCACGCCGAACGCGTACATCCATGTCGACGCGGCCTTTTCGGGTATGATCCTGCCGTTTGTGGACGATCCGCCGCCCTGGCACTTCGGCGACGGCGCGGACAGCATTTCCATTTCGGGGCACAAATTGATCGGATCGCCCCTGCCGTGCGGCGTGGCCATGGTACGGAAAACCCATATGGAACGTATTTCCCGATCGGTCGAATACGTGGGTGCGCTCGACACGACGATAAGCGGGTCAAGAAACGCGATCACACCCCTGATGCTCTGGTATGCCTTGCGCTTGTACGGCGATGACGGGTTTCGCGAACTGGTCGGCGAGTCCCTGCGGAAAGCGGCCTATACGGAGAAGGCGCTGAACGAGATCGGCGTGGAGGCGTGGCGAAATCCCTACTCGGTCACGGTCGTTTTTCCCCGGCCGCCGAAGGCGATACTGGACAAGTGGGTGCTTGCCGTCTCCGGCGACATAGCGCACCTCATTACCCTGCCTGGCGTTTCCTGGGATACGCTGGTAGCATTCATAGACGATATGCAGCGAGAAACCGAGAAAACCGTATGA